In Mucilaginibacter celer, one DNA window encodes the following:
- a CDS encoding DUF58 domain-containing protein gives MPKLNEEQQIRQLANLELLARQVVEGFITGLHQSPFHGFSVEFAEHRLYNNGESVKNIDWKLLARTDKLFVKQFEEETNLRCFLLLDTSSSMNFPEVGINKLQFSVYAIASLMYLFKKQRDAFGLCLFSDKIDWISAAKSTTTHLFYLYAELEKMYASPKVNTQTNITNVLHHIAQEIHQRSLVIIFSDMLENSLNAEKQQALFAAIQHLKFNRHEVVIFNVTDKQKELDFNFDNRPHHFVDIESGEELKVNPARVRDAYKASLNEYRHQLELKCAQYHIDLVDADINEGYNHILNTYLVKRNKMI, from the coding sequence ATGCCCAAATTAAATGAAGAACAGCAAATAAGGCAACTGGCCAATCTTGAGCTTTTAGCCCGGCAGGTGGTTGAGGGTTTTATAACCGGCCTGCACCAAAGCCCCTTCCATGGTTTTTCTGTCGAGTTTGCCGAGCACCGCCTGTACAACAACGGCGAATCGGTAAAAAATATCGACTGGAAACTGTTGGCCCGCACCGATAAGCTGTTTGTAAAGCAATTTGAGGAAGAAACCAATCTGCGCTGCTTCCTGCTGCTGGATACTTCATCATCCATGAATTTCCCCGAGGTTGGCATCAATAAGCTGCAGTTTTCGGTTTACGCTATAGCATCACTTATGTACCTGTTTAAAAAACAGCGGGATGCTTTTGGGCTTTGCCTGTTTTCAGATAAGATAGACTGGATCAGTGCGGCAAAATCAACCACTACACACCTGTTTTACCTTTATGCCGAGCTGGAGAAAATGTACGCAAGCCCGAAGGTAAATACGCAAACCAATATCACCAATGTGCTGCATCATATAGCCCAGGAAATTCATCAGCGCTCGCTGGTGATCATCTTTAGCGATATGTTAGAGAATAGCCTCAATGCTGAGAAGCAACAGGCCTTGTTTGCAGCTATTCAGCATTTAAAGTTTAACAGACACGAGGTAGTTATTTTTAACGTAACTGATAAGCAAAAGGAGCTGGATTTTAATTTTGATAACCGCCCGCACCATTTTGTGGATATTGAAAGCGGCGAAGAACTGAAAGTAAACCCGGCCCGGGTGCGGGATGCTTACAAAGCTTCGCTGAATGAGTATCGACACCAACTTGAGTTAAAATGCGCGCAATACCATATTGATTTGGTTGATGCTGATATTAACGAGGGGTATAATCATATTTTAAATACCTACCTGGTTAAGCGGAACAAGATGATTTGA